TTCCGGGCACTGGGTAATGCCCCAGGGCTCACAGGGAGAGTGCGGGGGCTGACTGCAGTGGGGCTGGGCACCATGGGCAGAATCTCAGGAGAGCGCAGGCCTCACTGGCTGTGCTTTTAGCTTTTGGCACAGAAGAGGGGTCTCTCCTAAGTAACCAAATGAGGGTGCCTCAGAAAGGTAAGCCTGGCTTTTGATAAGAATGACACTTAACTCGGACACAGATTATGGTGATGAGATCGCCATTGAGCTTCGGAGCAGTGTGGGCGCACCTGTGGAGGTGACTCATAACTTCCAGGTGGATTTCGTGTGGAAGTCAACCTCATTCGATAGGTATGTCTGCCTTCCCCCAGAGGCACTGCTGCATCTGCTCTGTAGTCACCTGCTATTGGCGTGGCCACTGCCCCTACCTTCTAGATGATTCTCTACGTCACAGGAGCAGGTCTTCACTGTTGCTCCACAGTGGTGCTTGTTACTGACCTGGAGCTTTCCTTGTAGGATGCAGAGTGCGTTGAAAACCTTTGCCGTGGACGAGACGTCCGTGTCAGGCTACATCTACCACAAACTGCTTGGCCACGAGGTGGAGGACGTGATCATCAAGTGCCAGTTGCCGAAGCGCTTCACGGCACAGGGGCTACCTGACCTCAACCACTCGCAGGTTCTTGCCCGTCCAGGGGCTGAAGGGGCCTGGGCCGCAGAGCCCACTGGGTGGGCAGCCCCCCCGGGGCGTCTGCACCCTTAACGGCCACTTGTACCTGAAGGTTTACGCCGTGAAGACTGTGCTGCAGAGACCACTGAGCCTGATCCAGGGACCACCGGGCACGGGGAAGACCGTGACCTCAGCCACCATCGTCTATCATCTGGCCCGACAAGGCAACGGGTAGGGCTCAGCAGTGCCCAGGTGGTGAGAGAGGAGCCCTGTCTGCCGGGCTACGGGCATGCCGGTGTCTTTGGGGCTTGGTTACCTGGCATGCTGCgttgtacagtatttgtcttaaaTCTGGCCTTTGTGGTTGCTTGTAACAAGCAAGCCTGCAGCTCTGGTAAAGGCAGCACTGGGCTGGTGCATTGTGGGTTGTGCTGTGCCTGGGCACATCTCGGAGCTTAGGACATCTTCATGGTGCACACAGGAGGCTGAGGACACGGGACTCAGTCAACTAGCAGTGCTTTGCGAGAGTGGAGTGAAAACGGCGTGGGACAGGAAGCTCCAGCCGGGCTGGGTTTTAGCTCCTTCAGCATTGTGTCATTCCTGGCTTTAGTCTTAGATGGCACACTGGCTCCACTGCCTGTGATTCAAAGCAATAGCCTTGGCTAATTAGCATTTCCTGAACTTTCTCTGGCGAGCACTGAGGTGTGCACTTATGTTGTGTTGAAGGCCTGTGCTTGTCTGTGCTCCGAGTAACATAGCCGTGGATCAGCTGACCGAGAAGATCCACCAGACCGGACTGAAAGTCGTGCGGCTCTGCGCCAAGAGCCGCGAGGCCATCGACTCCCCGGTGTCGTTCCTGGCCCTGCATAACCAGATCAGGAACATGGATAGGTGGGTGTCGGGTAATTGGCCTCCAGACTGTCCCTGTAAGTCAGTTGTTCAGTCATGGCGCTGTGCGGGGCCCTGGTGGCGCACCCTCCCGTGCTCACTGACGTGCCCCTGTGCTTCCAGCATGCCGGAGCTGCAGAAGCTGCAGCAGCTGAAGGACGAGACTGGGGAGCTGTCGTCTGCGGATGAGAAGCGCTACCGGGCCCTGAAGCGCACCGCTGAGAGGGAGCTGCTCATGGTGAGCTCCTACCTGGCGTGCGCCAGGAAACAGGCCTGGGGCCTCGGGGCTTTGGTGTGTTCATTTTGGCCGGAGGACCTGTTTAGATATATTAAGCGTATGATGGCCCCTTTAGTTAGCTTGTTGTTCCCCTTTTGAGAAGAGAACTTTGATGCCTCCTTTGTTTGTCTTCTCCTTGGTGAAGAAATTAGAGATACTTGGCTACCTGAAACACATGATTTTGGAGGTAGTTTCAcctccctgccagcctccctgCTGCTGGGAGCTGGGATACCTGGTCCACATGTCCAGATTGGGTCTGGAATGCTCCCTCCTGCTCTTTcataaccaaccaaccaaccagaagTGGATCTCAGCCTGGGTATGGGTCTCCCCAGCTCAGCACTGCCCCTCGGAGGCTGGCTCGAGGCACCGAACCGATTCTGTGCTGAGAGGTTTTCTCCAATGAAGCACAGCCACTTAGGATCTCAAAAGTTAGTGTCACCACAGCCTAGACATAGATGTTGTCAGGGAGGGACAGCTCGTTTCCACAGTTGCTGGGGAAAGTGTGGATCAGAATGATGTCTGTGTCCTGTCCCACCTGCCCTCTGGGGCCTGGTAACGTCCACCTGCAGGGGCCGTGACACCTCGTACACTCTCTTCCCCAGAACGCGGATGTCATCTGCTGCACGTGTGTGGGTGCAGGTGACCCAAGGCTCGCCAAGATGCAGTTCCGTTCCATTTTAATCGACGAAAGCACCCAGGCCACTGAACCGGAGTGCATGGTCCCTGTGGTTCTTGGAGCCAAGCAGGTGGGCCATGTTGCATCTGCTGTAGTCTCATTTGAAACCTAGTCTGTGTTCTTTTCTGTTCTAATTCTTAATCTGGAAGTTCGTTTTTTAAAATGTCCCATAATGCTGTGTGACACCCTGGCAGAGCATAGCAGGATGCACAGCCAGCCCTTTGAGGGGGTCTCTGAAGGGTGGGCGCTGCACGGAGTGCCTCTCCATGTGGCTCGTGAGTGCGTGTCTGTGTTTGGTGTGTGTGGTGGGCGATTTTCCCATACCTGGTCAGTGTCTTACTCTTGGATTCACGTGGCTGGGTGATTATATGGATGAAGGGCCCCTTAGTCCCTGCGAGTGGATGTCTAGGCTGTTTGGTGCTTGAGCTTCTCACCTGTGTGGGCCTCTTGCCGCAGCTGATCCTTGTGGGCGACCACTGCCAGCTGGGCCCCGTCGTGATGTGCAAGAAGGCGGCCAAGGCCGGGCTGTCCCAGTCGCTCTTTGAGCGCTTGGTGGTGCTGGGCATCCGTCCCATCCGCCTCCAGGTCCAGTATCGGATGCACCCTGCGCTCAGCGCCTTCCCATCCAACATCTTCTATGAGGGCTCTCTTCAGAATGGTGTCACTGCAGGTAACGCTAGGGCCAGAGGGGGTGCCTGGAGGGAGCACGGCCTGGGAGATGAAATCCACTGTCACTGCCTTCCTAAGTGGCGTCATGTAGTGACCACTTATTTCAGTGGCCGGGGGGCACCTCAGAGAGGTACTGTGGTCAGTGGGACAGATGTCCACTCTGGAATGTGGGACGTTGTTGGGTTGTGGGCGAGGAGCAGCCCACATCCTCCTAAAATTCAGAGTTCATACACAAGAATTCACCCCAGGGGCTCAGCACACATGGCACATAGAAAGGAGGCAGCAGAGCCAAGCGCCCCTCCCAGTCCCTCCTTTCTCTTGTATTTCTCAAAGCCTGGGCCCTGGGTCTGCAAGACCGAGGTCAgagttagttttttttgtgtgtgtgtatgaggaagatcagccctgagctaacatccacgccaatcctcctttttgctgaggaagactggccctgagctaacatctatcaccaatccccctccttttttttttccctttttctccccaaagccccagtagatagttgtatgtcatagttgcacatccttctagttgctgtgtgtgggacgcggcctcagcatggctggacaagcagcgTGTCAGTGGGCGCCAGGGatttgaaccccgggctgccagtagcggagcacgcgcacttaaccgctaagccacggggccggccccctagagtTACTTTCATAGTAACCCTGAGTCATTGTGTGCCCCTTCACTGTGCTGACATGTGCGCCAGTGGTGCAGAAGCAACCCTGGGGGGCTGGCTGGTGCCTTGGCGCGAGTCGGGAAGGTGCTGCAAAATGCCATGTGTTGTCACCGCCACATGCTTGAGGCAAGCACCACCCAGATGCAGAAGTGAAgagtattcattttattaaatgagtGCACGTCCTGTGATGCTGTGTGTGCCGAGATAGTTCTAAGACACTTGGCAGGTGCTTGAAGGAAGGACTCGTGGACACACTGCAGTCATTCAGACTGGGGTGTTTGGCAGGCGTTTTCCAAAGATGATCGAAGCAAGCCTGTGGCTTCAAGGacaacaactgacagtatttttcACCTGTGATGAGGATtcaaacaaaaattagaattttggaaaactcatGTCCCCTAATATGAGCTGACTAAGTGTTCCTAATGCTGAGCGGCTTTTCTGATGAGATCCATGGTGGTAACAGATGTCTGTGAGGTGTGTCAGCCTTTGGAAGCTCTGCTTGACTTGGGGACACTTCCCATTCCAACGGCCGGTGAGGGTGCTACCAAGTCACTCGGGGTCCAAGGCCCTGCAGGTGCAGGGCAGAGTAGAGCGGCCATCGTCACTGACCTGCAGGGAGACCTCCTGTCCAGCTTTGGTGTAGAATTGGGCAGAATTTCACAGTTCTGAGAAAGGTGACAGAACACTCTTCGCTTTTCTAACTCCATGTGTCTGTGAGGCTACTGAGGGAGCTCTTGGGGGACTGCGTGCAGAAGCAGAGTAAGCCAGAGAGTGAAGTGAGTTGCAAAAATTtgctaaatacatattttaatggaaaatacagttttcattaaaaaatattcgtAAGTTGGTGccaacccggtggcgcaagcagttaagtgcacacgctccgctgcagcggcccggggttcgctggttcggatcccgggcgcacaccgacacaccgattgtcaagccgtgctgtggcggcgtcccatataaagtagaggaagctgggcgtggatgttagcacagggccagtcttcctcagcaaaaagaggaggattggctgatgttagctcagggaccatcttcctcacacacacaaaaaattgtaagttaatattcacatgaattaatattttaagttTCTAGGCCTTAAATTACAGTCAATATCAGTAGATGTAATCCACAGAAACAGTAGCTGTTTGGACTTGTCAACTTTTCAGAGCATAAAGGGGTCCTGAGACAAGCGTTTGAGAACTGCTGACTTCCTGTCTCATTGATGCCAACAGCAGCCATGCCAGCCTTGTTTAGCCCACTTTATAGATGGGACTGAAGCTGAGGGCGTGCCCATCCAGGGCCCTGCAGCCGCTACATGGTGCGGTCCTAGGGGCTGCTGCCGCTGTTACCATCACCACGACACTTAGACTCTGCTGGTCCCTGGGGTGATGGGGCTagcagaggccaggccacaaGGAGTTTGTTGGTGGTTCTGTGATGCTGTGGACACTAGTTGGGGAAGCCACTGCTCAGCACTGATTCACGCCTTCACCAGCCCTGCTCCGCTGTCCTCCATGGCATTGGCTCCGTAGGGCAGGGCCCAGTGGTGGtggttcactgctgtgtcctcagTGCCCAGCATCTAGTCAGCACCCAATAAGTATGTctgtaaacattctttttttttttttttttttgctgaggaagattcaccctgagctaacatctgtgccagtcttcctctattttgtatgtgggtcaccaccacagcatggccaccaacaagtggtgtaggtccacgcccaggaactgaacctgggctgccaaagcggagtacaccgaacttaaccactaggccacagggccagccccaaacatTCTTTATTGAAGTGTGAAGGCGCCCAAGTCTTAACCATCCAGCTTAGTGAGTTTTCACTAAGTgaacacacccatgtaaccagcaCCTGAACCCCAAAACACAACCTAACCAGCTCCCAGAAGCCCCCTTCAGCCCTGAGGCGACCCCTGTTCAGGGCAGTGCTGGTGTCAGCGCAGACCCACTGATACGGAGTAGCCTCACACAGCTCTGACAGGGGTGTTTATACCACAACAATTGGCAGGTGCTGCAGAccagccctgcccccagcagACGGTTAAACATTTGCTGCTGGGCTCACGGCACCAAGCTCACCAGCTAGTCCCTGCCTTAGCTTGACATAAAGGGGACCATAGAGCGCATCTTCACTGGTCAGGCTTCCTTCATCCATGTGAGGTGCTATAAGCCAGTTTTCTCATGCTGACCTGTTGACTAGATGCAGTTCCAGTCAAAATCCCAAAGGGATGGGCAGGTTGTATGAGTTGACAAGGTGATTTTTAAGTTATGCACAGGACCGCGAACAGGAAGGGCCTGAAGAAGGTGGCAGCTCACACTCGGAGGCATCACGACTTACTGTAGGCAAAGCTGCAGTTGCTGAGACACTGTGACACGGTGCCCAGGATAGAGTCCAGAGGCAGACCCGCCGACCTCAGGCCCTGCTCTGTGTCAGGGCGGGGTCGGCTCAGCAGTCACCCACAAGAATCAGTTGGAGGGGCTTATGGGTTCTTGAACTTATAGCAGTAAAGCTtctagaaggaaaaggagaatagCTTCGTGACCctggggcaggcaaagatttcttaaacaggccACAGAAAGCACTGAAAGATCCGTTCAGTGAGTGAGCCGGCTCTGTGTCAGACACGGTGCTGAGTGTGCACGCCTCACTCAGCCTTGGGTGTTTTGGGCAGGGGACTCGCTCGGGTGGCCTCTCTGGGGCCCCACAGACCTGGGTCTCCTGCCTGGAGCCTGCCGTTGGCCTGCTCTGCCACCTGGCCTCTGCCATTGAGGCGCAGCCTCGGCGCTGCTCTGTCTCAGCTCAGTCGAGACTGGCCGCCTCTTCTTTGACTGAACTGTGGCCTCTTCTCTGTCCCCAACAACAGCGGACCGTGTGAAGAAGGGGTTTGACTTCCAGTGGCCCCAACCCGATAAGCCGATGTTCTTCTACGTGACCCAGGGCCAGGAGGAGATCGCCAGCTCGGGTACCTCCTACCTGAACAGGTGAGCAGAGACTTGCCCGGCGTGTCTGCTGGCTTCACAGGCAGCTTGGTGAGTGGCCACTGACCTGTTGGGTGTCTTTTAACCTGGTGCTGAAACTTTTCCttgccttcctcttctcccttctgTTCAGACATCTAAACCAACCGAGTGTTTCCACTTCATCTTTTCAGTACGTGTTCTCTTGTTGAGCAGGTCCTTTCTAAGGCCATGTGTGGGCCTTTTCTGCCTCTTGTGACTCTGTCGGTCGAGGATCGGGCActgggcagggccttcactgggCTGCGCTGGAGGCAGAGCTGCCCCACGCCTCCCTCAGCCTCCGGCCTCGGGCATCAGGAGCCCACAGGCGGAGCCCCGGCACTGAAAGCCTGGCTTTCTTAGGACGGAAGCCGCAAACGTGGAGAAGATCACCACGAAGTTGCTGAAGGCGGGTGCCAAACCAGACCAGATCGGCATCATCACGCCCTACGAGGGCCAGCGCTCCTACCTGGTGCAGTACATGCAGTTCAGCGGCTCCCTGCACACCAAGCTCTACCAGGTGCGTGCTCGGGCTATCCGCGGGGCCACCGTAGGCACCGACCTAGACCTCCTTGCAGTGGAGGCACAGGGAACAGCCTGGGGCTCTGTGGCTTCAGGTCCCAGGCTCGTTGGTGGGATTTGATGGTGCATCTTGAAACGATTCCTGCAGTCGGGGGTCCTTGGAGGCAGCCTCCTGGCTGACCGTGACCGTGTGCCCCTTGCAGGAGGTGGAGATTGCCAGCGTGGACGCATTCCAGGGGCGTGAGAAGGACTTCATCATCCTCTCCTGCGTGCGGGCCAATGAACACCAAGGCATTGGGTTTTTAAACGACCCCAGACGGCTTAACGTGGCCCTGACCAGAGCACGGTATGGAGGGCTGAGTcctgctgggccctctgctgggGAGTCCTTCCGAAAGACTTTTCCCTTGGAGTCTGGGCCTGGGAGGGCCGGCCCAAGAGGTCCCTTGCTGCGTGGTTCTCCTGGTTACTAATCCTCCTGTCCTAGCCACACCTGGGGCTGGCAGCTCAGTAGGGAGGGCGCTTTGCCGGTGTCAGAGGTCAGAGAGCTCCCAGCAGCAATTTAGAAAAAATGTCTCACCTGAGAGTCATCTTTGTTTCCGTGTGGTTTTCTATGGCCTTGGTCTCGCAGGAAAGGCAAACCCAGCGGCGGCAGGGTGTGTGTCCCGTCTGGTTGTTTAATCCGCAAGTCTGACATTTTGGTCCTGTCTGCTTATTCTGGCTCTAGAATGTAACTTTTCTGAAAAAGCACTAACAGCAGAAGGGACCCAGAGAACAGGTTGGCCCCCATATGGCCCCCAGACGATGCCCACTCCCTTACCAGCTGGAAGCGGGGCTCATGTTCACAGGCTGGTTCCTTTCCCTCAGGGcaccttggtttttgtttttgtttgttactCCCTTTCAATGGTGCCCTCTTGTTTGGTGGCTGGCAGTGGGGTTGGGGGGTCCCCGCCACAGGTGGGTGAAGGTGAGCATCCACTGGAAGCCAGGCCCAGGTTTGGGCATCAAGTTATGTACCCTGGCCCATGAGGGTCTGTGAGGTGGCTGATGACCTGGTGCCCATGGCTGCAAACAAGGACACTCGTCTCTGAGCCGTTCTGATATCTGGGCTACTCATAAATCCGCCCCCAAATAGACCTGAGTGCAGTGTCAGCAGCTGTATGGTGGGCTCCAGGGTGGTCACCGTGGCCAGCAGTGTGCCCGCCCATCCCCAGCATTCATGGTGGGCGCTGTCACAGGCGTCTGGGCAGGGAGGTCGAGAGtggcccagggctggcctggtgtatGGGCTAGTGACCTCCCAGGCTCTTGCGCGGTGaggaggtgggtggggggtgTGCCAGGAGAGCTACCCGGGCTTGGCTCCTGATGTTGGGATTTGGGTTTTGAGTTGGTTCTACCTTGCCCCAGACTGTTCCGCTTGGTGCTCTCTCTGCTCACCGCGTGGGCCTAAGCACTGCACTCTTTGTGCCTGCATCTTGTAGATACGGGGTCATTATTGTGGGCAACCCGAAGGCCCTGTCCAAGCAGCCGCTCTGGAACCACCTGCTGAACTACTACAAGGAGCAGAAGGTGCTGGTGGAGGGGCCCCTGAACAACCTGCGGGAGAGCCTCATGCAGTTCAGCAAGCCCAGGAAGCTGGTCAACACCATCAACCCGGTGAGCTCCAGGAGGGCGGGCGGGGGGATGCAGGGCCTGCCTCGTGGTCCTGACCTGAGCCAGAATAAGTTGGAGGGGGAAGTTCTCGCGTCTCACCTCATATAAGACGCTCTGACCCTAGTCAGCAGCCCGTGATCCCTCCCTTGTTTCAGGGGCTTAGTAACACTGTAGCAGGCGGGAGGGGGTCACCCATGCACCTTAGGAATGGGGACTCAGGATCTGCCAGTCCCCCGCACgctcgggccagccccacctctcGTCCACAGAGAGGGTCTCAGAGCAGGGCAGGAAGCCCTTTTCTCCTTAGGCCAGTGTTCTGGACACGTGGCAGTGAGGGATGGCAGGTGTCAGTGGTGGTGAGCCTGAATGAGGGTGGGTGCACACCTCAGTGTGGACAGGAGTGATGTGTGCCATGCTCCATGGAGCCCCCGACGCAGGTCTCCCGAGCGTTCTAAGGCCTTTTTGGCCTGAGCCTTAGCAGATGCCAAGTCATGGGTAGCGTCTGGGAGTGGGACACAGGCCATTAGAAAACCTTGTGAACTGGGGTGCTCTGGGGGGCTTAGGGGGTGTGCTGCTGCTTGAGCCAAAGCCCAGAGGCTGAAATGTTCAGTGTCAAAAGCCTGGTTGGTTCAGGAGGGGCCAGCAAGGCCCGAAGCACACGGTCAGCAAGCCTCAGGGTTGGCCTCGGCACAGCCCTACCACCCCCAGGCCACCAGATCTTGGAAAGTTCTTCCTGTGTCAAGATGATAAATTCCTCACCCATCTAAACTCTTTGCAGGGAGCCCGCTTCATGACGACAGCCATGTATGACGCCCGGGAGGCCATTATTCCAGGATCGGTCTACGATCGGAGCAGCCAGGGTGAGTCTGCTCTGTGGGGGACCAGCCGCCCTGTGTGTGTTGACCGTTCCCACACCTGCAGCTTCCCACCCTGTCACTCCTGGG
The Diceros bicornis minor isolate mBicDic1 chromosome 20, mDicBic1.mat.cur, whole genome shotgun sequence genome window above contains:
- the UPF1 gene encoding regulator of nonsense transcripts 1 isoform X2, which translates into the protein MSVEAYGPSSQTLTFLDTEEAELLGADTQGSEFEFTDFTIPSQTQTPPGGPGGGGAGGPVGVGAGAAAGQLDAQVGGPEGILQNGAVDDSVAKTSQLLAELNFEEDEEDTYYTKDLPVHACSYCGIHDPACVVYCNTSKKWFCNGRGNTSGSHIVNHLVRAKCKEVTLHKDGPLGETVLECYNCGCRNVFLLGFIPAKADSVVVLLCRQPCASQSSLKDINWDSSQWQPLIQDRCFLSWLVKIPSEQEQLRARQITAQQINKLEELWKENPSATLEDLEKPGVDEEPQHVLLRYEDAYQYQNIFGPLVKLEADYDKKLKESQTQDNITVRWDLGLNKKRIAYFTLPKTDSDMRLMQGDEICLRYKGDLAPLWKGIGHVIKVPDNYGDEIAIELRSSVGAPVEVTHNFQVDFVWKSTSFDRMQSALKTFAVDETSVSGYIYHKLLGHEVEDVIIKCQLPKRFTAQGLPDLNHSQVYAVKTVLQRPLSLIQGPPGTGKTVTSATIVYHLARQGNGPVLVCAPSNIAVDQLTEKIHQTGLKVVRLCAKSREAIDSPVSFLALHNQIRNMDSMPELQKLQQLKDETGELSSADEKRYRALKRTAERELLMNADVICCTCVGAGDPRLAKMQFRSILIDESTQATEPECMVPVVLGAKQLILVGDHCQLGPVVMCKKAAKAGLSQSLFERLVVLGIRPIRLQVQYRMHPALSAFPSNIFYEGSLQNGVTAADRVKKGFDFQWPQPDKPMFFYVTQGQEEIASSGTSYLNRTEAANVEKITTKLLKAGAKPDQIGIITPYEGQRSYLVQYMQFSGSLHTKLYQEVEIASVDAFQGREKDFIILSCVRANEHQGIGFLNDPRRLNVALTRARYGVIIVGNPKALSKQPLWNHLLNYYKEQKVLVEGPLNNLRESLMQFSKPRKLVNTINPGARFMTTAMYDAREAIIPGSVYDRSSQGRPSNMYFQTHDQIGMISAGPSHVAAMNIPIPFNLVMPPMPPPGYFGQANGPAAGRGTPKGKTGRGGRQKNRFGLPGPSQTNLPNSQASQDVASQPFSQGALTQGYISMSQPSQMSQPGLSQPELSQDSYLGDEFKSQIDVALSQDSTYQGERAYQHGGVTGLSQY
- the UPF1 gene encoding regulator of nonsense transcripts 1 isoform X1 — encoded protein: MSVEAYGPSSQTLTFLDTEEAELLGADTQGSEFEFTDFTIPSQTQTPPGGPGGGGAGGPVGVGAGAAAGQLDAQVGGPEGILQNGAVDDSVAKTSQLLAELNFEEDEEDTYYTKDLPVHACSYCGIHDPACVVYCNTSKKWFCNGRGNTSGSHIVNHLVRAKCKEVTLHKDGPLGETVLECYNCGCRNVFLLGFIPAKADSVVVLLCRQPCASQSSLKDINWDSSQWQPLIQDRCFLSWLVKIPSEQEQLRARQITAQQINKLEELWKENPSATLEDLEKPGVDEEPQHVLLRYEDAYQYQNIFGPLVKLEADYDKKLKESQTQDNITVRWDLGLNKKRIAYFTLPKTDSGNEDLVIIWLRDMRLMQGDEICLRYKGDLAPLWKGIGHVIKVPDNYGDEIAIELRSSVGAPVEVTHNFQVDFVWKSTSFDRMQSALKTFAVDETSVSGYIYHKLLGHEVEDVIIKCQLPKRFTAQGLPDLNHSQVYAVKTVLQRPLSLIQGPPGTGKTVTSATIVYHLARQGNGPVLVCAPSNIAVDQLTEKIHQTGLKVVRLCAKSREAIDSPVSFLALHNQIRNMDSMPELQKLQQLKDETGELSSADEKRYRALKRTAERELLMNADVICCTCVGAGDPRLAKMQFRSILIDESTQATEPECMVPVVLGAKQLILVGDHCQLGPVVMCKKAAKAGLSQSLFERLVVLGIRPIRLQVQYRMHPALSAFPSNIFYEGSLQNGVTAADRVKKGFDFQWPQPDKPMFFYVTQGQEEIASSGTSYLNRTEAANVEKITTKLLKAGAKPDQIGIITPYEGQRSYLVQYMQFSGSLHTKLYQEVEIASVDAFQGREKDFIILSCVRANEHQGIGFLNDPRRLNVALTRARYGVIIVGNPKALSKQPLWNHLLNYYKEQKVLVEGPLNNLRESLMQFSKPRKLVNTINPGARFMTTAMYDAREAIIPGSVYDRSSQGRPSNMYFQTHDQIGMISAGPSHVAAMNIPIPFNLVMPPMPPPGYFGQANGPAAGRGTPKGKTGRGGRQKNRFGLPGPSQTNLPNSQASQDVASQPFSQGALTQGYISMSQPSQMSQPGLSQPELSQDSYLGDEFKSQIDVALSQDSTYQGERAYQHGGVTGLSQY